AAGTTGATGTCGGGTGTCTCTGGTGCGTCAGAGGCGGAGGCTGCCGTCGAGGCCCAGGACCTCGATCCCATGGCGCCCCAGAGGGCGGCGAGGCCCACGCCTGCCGCGCTCCTGCGCAGAAACTGGCGACGATTCAGGGACTTGGCTGCGGATGTGTCAGGGTGATGCGAGTTCATGTGGTGAAAATGAGAGAGCCTGGCGGTAGATGTCTTCGCGGAAGATGCGATGAGGGAGGTCCTTCTCGGCCTGCCCGATAAGGCGGGCATCCGAGAGCGCTTTTTGGATCAGTTGGGCACGAGCCTGGGTTGGCACGTTCGCATTGTGGCGGTGGAAGGACAGAAAATCGGGAACCACCTCGATGCGCCCGTTGCCGCAGGCGATCACCCCCTCAAGCGCGGGAAGCAGGGTGTCCGGCGACTGGGCGACCCACTCCTGTCGCGACAGGATGGATACAAGTTCAGCGCGGTTCTCGGCCTTGTCGCACCAGCGACAGGCCTCGGCCAGGGCTGCAACCAGGGCGAGGTGCCTGGCCTGGTTCTCGAACGCAAACCGTTCCGTGACCATCAGCACCTTCTCGGGCCACTCCGGCAACAGGGCCGAGGCCCAGGCGTGGATCCAACCGTGGCCGTTCTGGACCGCCAGCGTGCTGTAGGGTTCGCCCGAGCAGAAGCCGTCGATCGTGCCTGCAGCGAGGTTGCGCACCATCTGTGCGGGCGGCACGACAACGATGCGCACGTCGCGATCGGGATTGAGCCCGATGCGCGTCAGCCAAGCGCGAAGCAGGACACTGTGGGACGAATGCCCGAAAACGACGCCGAAGGTGAGCTTGCGTTCCCCGCTGCGACGGCGGGCCTCATCGCGAATTTCGAGGTCTGTTCGCACCCCGGACTTCCAAAGGCGAGACGAGAGGGTGAGGGCGCTCCCGTGGAGGTTGAACACCAGGGCGGTCAGCACCTTGCATGCGGCGGAATCAATGCCCATGCGCGTCGACCAGAGCATCGGGGCGGGTGCGTGTGCGGCTTCGAGCTCGCCGTAAATTATCTTCTCCCTGATCGTGGCCCAGCCCACTTCCCGGCTCAATTCGACCTCGAGACCAAACTGCCCAAAGAGGCCGAGCTCGCTGGCCACAGCGATGGGAGCGGCGTCAGTAAGCGCGAGGTAACCGAGGCGCAGGGGCTGGTTTTTGCCGGGAGTCGTCATGGTGGCTTGGATACACCTTCCCTTAGCCGCCACCGTGCCAGCGCCCCGTTTGGCTCAATTACTGCTGTTTAATGTTTTCATCCAGATCAGAAACCACGCTCATCCATGAATCGCACCCTCGACAGCCGCCAATTGCTCGCCTTTGCCGCCGTTGCGCGACGTGGGAGCTTCACGTTGGCAGCCAAGGACCTGTTCCTCACCCAGTCTGCCGTCAGTCATGCGATGAAGTCGCTCGAGGAGGAGGTTGGTAGCCGGCTTCTGGATCGGGTGGGCAAGCGGGTCCTGCTCACGCAGGCGGGGGAGCAGTTCCTGCGTCATGCGGAGAAGATTCTCGCCGAGATGGAGATGGCCCGTGCGGCGCTCGACACACTTGCAAACTGGGGCCACGGTCGGCTGCGTGTGGGTGCGAGCACCACGGCGTGCCAGTACCTCCTGCCTACGGTGTTGCGCGAATTTAAGCAGAGCTTTCCGAGGTGCGTGATCAAAATCGAGCCCGGCGACCATGCCGACCAGCTTGAGCTGTTGCGGGCCAACCAGATCGACCTCGCCATCATGCTTGAGCCTGCGGGTGCGGACGAGTTTACCTTTGTCCCGCTCTTCAAGGACGAGCTGAAGTTGCTTGTGGCTCCCTTGCACCCCTGGGCGCGCAAAGGGGTGGTGGATCGTGGCGCGCTCGCCGAGGAGACGCTCATCCTGTACAACAAGAATAGCTACACCTTCAGGCTTATCAGTGAGTATTTTCGGGCCGAACGGGTTGCCCTGAACAACGTGATCGAGCTCGGTGCGATGGAGGCCATCAAGGAGTTGGTCAAGATAGGCCTCGGGGCGGGCGTCATTGCACCCTGGATCGCCCAACGAGAACTCGCGTCGGGCTCGCTTGTGTCGTTTCCACTCGGTCGGCGGCCGCTTCGACGTACCTGGGGGGTGGTGCACCTGAAGGGCAGGAGACTTCCTCTTGCCGAGGAGACCTTTGTGGGCCTCTGCCACTCTGTCACCGAGGAGCTCAGGCGGTCCGACGCCGCGTGATTCTTTTGCAAAAAAGACGCTTGCACTCGCCAAAAAAAACCGGCTTTTTCGCCCTCCACCTCACGCAGCCGTAGCTCAATTGGATAGAGCATCTGACTACGGATCAGAAGGTTTGGGGTTCGACTCCCTACGGCTGCGCCAAAGTTTACTCAACCCGCTTGTGATAAGTCACTTGCGGGTTGTTTGTTGTCAGGGGTCTCAATCAAGGTCTCAACAAAGTGCGTTGCGCCGTGAACTCTGGCTGGAGCGGCCTGTTGTGCAGGACGAAGGTTCCCGAATGAAAAATCTTCGGGATGAGCCCTTGAGCATCCGGCTCGAAGCCGATGAGCCGACGATGGCTCAGGCTTTGGCGGACGTGCTTCGGGGCTCCGGCACGGTCGAGCTGAACGGCAGGCGAGTGATACCGACCCCAGCTGTAGCAGCCGTGGCCGCCAAAGAGGAGACAAGGGCCCAGGCTAAGGACGGGTACCATCACTTCGGTCTCGCCGCGGCGCTGCTGGTCCAGGCCGACTCTGATGACTTGGGAGATTACGACCAGATACTGCGCTATATCGAACGAGCGCTTGAACTCGGCATGAGCGACCGCTTTCGGGCGCTGGCCCTCAGGCGGGTGGGCGAGATTCACCTGAGGTGCGGCGATGTTGCCATAGCCCTTGAATTCTTTCAGGAAGCGCTATTGATCGACCCCAAGGTCGGAGTTGCTCGACTCGCGGCAAAGCTTAGAAAGTGGTGAAGTATCGGATTCTTGGATACGAGGTTATAGGGTTGTTTACCTATTTAACAAATCTCGTATGAACAGATTATAAACTGATCCGAATTTAGGCTTGAATCACGGCGAGGGCTGGGCATCACGAGTTACGGATACCTGACTTACGCGAACCTGAATGTGAAAATGACTTATGAAAAACGACACTGTGCGAGTGTGTTTCTCGACCGACTCCGAGTTGGCAGAGAGGCTGAAGGCAATTTCCCCAAAGGGGAAACTTTCAGAGAAGCTGACCGGAATAATCCGGAAGCCGATAAATAGGGAGTTCCTGCGCTTAAGAAAGCGACGGGCGACCGGCGCGATCCGCGAGACGTGGGCCCGCCAGACTGATAATCCGCCCGAGCCTGGACTCGCACCCTCTCCTTCAGCGTCCTCCCAGCCTGCTTCCTGATGGACACGCAACCCACCGAAAACGGTGGGTGCGAGCCAGTGCAGGCGGGGAAAATGAGGAAGCGCCGCACGCGCGACCTTGCAAAAGCTGAAGCGCTACGGCCGAGGGAGATATTTGATCTCTACGGTATTCCCCCGTCGACCCTGCATGGGCTCGTAACCCACGACGACCCAAAAAAAAGACTCCGATCAATCAAGGTCCCTGGACGCATGGGGAGAAAGGGAATGCGTCTGGTTTATCACTCCGATCTTCGTAAGTACTTGGCTGATCTGGAGAACGAGCAAAACGCTATCTTCTCTCAAGAGGCGGTAAAAAACGACCCATAATCAATAATGACCGCGTGCTAACATAGAGCTGACATTTTCCCTCCGTCGCCGGAGGTACCTGAACCACGTGATACCTGAGTCCGAACGTGAACACGAACCTGAACATGAGTGAGTGCACCAGCGCCCCGGCTGCTATGGCGGCCGGGGCGTCTGTGCGACAGCGCGAGTCGATCATTGAGGGGCCTGAGCCCTACAAGCGAGACTGGGTCGGTCGGATGATCGAGTTTGACCTGCATCGAAAGTCGAGGGTGAGCCGTGAACAAGGCGTGGTTCACGATCAGCGTTGGTTGGGATACACCCAGCGCGGTCGGATACCTGAATACGAACTCGTGGTGGTGGGTAAGAGTGGGATGAGCGTGCGTGTGCGCGTCACCGAAGACCATGTCCGAATAATTGAAACCTGATTTATGCCAATATCTCGGAGCACTCGGGAGGGTCGACTGCATCACTGCCGCCGACACTCACATACAACGATCGAGAACCACTTCCTTGAGGATGGTCGCCTTTCGTTCTCTGCCAAAGGCTTGGGTGCCTACCTGCTATCGCGCCCCGGCGACTGGAGAATTATCATTGAGCAACTTGTAGACGTAGGCCCAGACCGGCACACATCCGTGCGATCATCGATCGCGGAGTTGATGGCGTGCGGATACCTCCGCCGAATCGTTGTGGTCGACGCCGGGGGGCGGGTTCTTCGGTGGGACTATTGGATGTTTCAATTCCCGGAAGACGGAGCGGCGATCGAGAACGACTCGCGTATTCAGGAAGACCAGATCGAGTACGATCACCAGGGGGGCATCAAGACCGCCACTTTACGGGAGTCCACTTGTGGGAAATCCACTTTGCGAAAATCAGAAAGTGGAAAACCCACGACTACAAATAGAATGAATGAACAAAGGAATGATTCTGACAAAGAGGGCAGCAATGCGTCTGACGCCGCATTGCTGCCCCGACCTGCGGTCGGATCCTCCGATTCTTTGACTGACCAGGCCGTCGATTCCGACCCTGACGACGAAGAAGATGCGCGGAGGTTAAGGGAGGCGCGGGAGAGTGAGGAGTCGCCAGTGCAGGAGGACTTCTCGCTCGCAGAAGAGGCGAAGGAACAAAAGGACTTTCCATGGTCGCAGGTGATGGCGACCCTTCGGCGTATCTGCCCAGGCATGGCCCTGCCGACCAAAGGTGATCGGCGTGATGCGGTTATGAAGAAGTTCTGGCGGGATCACGGCAGATCGATCGGAGTGTTCGAGCTCCTGGCAACCAGGGTGCAGGAGTCGGACTACATTCAGGCTCGCAATGGCCACACTGGAAATGCCGGCGCGGCCTACCCGTGGTCTTGGGTGTTCGGCAAGGATGGTCATGCGCGGTATCGATCAGAGCGGATTCTCGAAGGCGCGTTCTCGAACGAGCGCATGGCCTTCGTTCTTGAGAAGAAGTCGAATACTAGGACGAAGGTCTGGCTCGTCGGGTTGGCGCGAGAGGCTGAGATCGACCTGTCAGAGCAGTTCGACGGCAAGCCACGGTGGCAACTCACCGGGTCGGACAACCTGAGCACAGGCCTGCCTGAGGTCTTGGATAGCAAGCCATGAGCACCTGCCCTCCGGTTGTGCCGCTAAAGATCCAGGCGTTAATTGATCGCCAGGCGACGATCATCGGCCTCGCATGGTCCGGTTACACTGATACCCTCGGAGTCGCGGTTGTGATGTTTCGGCGGTACGCGAACTCGAGGCGCATTGAAACACTTGAGACGTCGGCCCGACTCGAAGACTTCCTTCTTGCTAAAGAAAGGTGTGGCCTGTGAGTTTTTGTCTTTACTTTAAATAACGGCAGGAGCATGCCTGTCCTACCTGAACCACGTGAATATGAAGTCTGTTCTCTCTGAAGAGTTGGCTGCGCTTTCGATTTTGCGCGACCGATATCGCAAGACCGTGTGCCTACCGAGGTACACCCCTTTTCGGTGGTGGGAGTGTGATGTGTGCGAGGTAACACGCGCGGGATTTCTCAGAGAGTACGAGATCAAGATCTCCCGGGCGGATTTCTTTGCCGATGCGGCCAAGGAGCATCGTGAATTCCTGTCGTATCGGCAGACCATGGAGGAGTTTAATCTCAGCGGCGTGATGCCTGCGGCAAAGCGGGAGAAGCTGAATAAGCACGATCTACTGGCGAAGGGAGACCCACGCGGGCCGGTTCAATTCTGGTACGTGACACCAGTGGGATTGATTCAACCAAGCGAGCTCCCGGCCTTTGCCGGACTGATCGAGTTGATCGATCGCGGTCCGACTTGGAGGCTTTCGCATCGTTGGGTGGAGACCGAGAAGGTGAAGGCTCCACGCCTGCACGGTGAGAAGCTCAGGGCATCTGTCGCTTCGCACATGATCAGCGTCTGCTACTACCGCTTTCACTCAGAGGTGATGCGGCGGTACGACAACAAATTGGCAGCAGCAGAGTTGAAGGCCTCCTGACATGGATATCGCTGAGATCAAACGTGTTCTTGCCGATAACGCAGAGGCGGTCTGCCAACACCTCCTGCCAGAGGGAAAGCTGGAAGGCAAAGACTGGGTAGGTGGGCGACTGGCTGATGGCCAGGGCGGGCACTCGCTTAAGGTCGTCGTGCGAGGCGACAAGAGTGGGGTCTGGACGGACTTCGGAGGATCTGTCGGAGGGGCAAACCTCCTTGAGCTTTGGATACAAGTTCGTGGCACAACCTTTGGCGAAGCCTTGGCCGAGGCCCGAGATTGGCTTGCCGGCAAGGGCTACAGGTCGAATGACGAACGGCTGAAAAAGTCCAAACGGGTATATGAGCGGCCTGCGGTTGAGGGGGTGTTCAAGGCTGCAGGACCAGCTCGGATGTACCTTCTGAAGGAGAGAGGCTTGACATCGGCCGTGATCGACCGGTACCGCATTGGAGAGACCGAAGCCGGGGACGCGATCGTCTTCGGCTACCTGAGCCACGAGGCGCCGCACCAGGCGCAGATGCTGAAATGGCTGATGCTCGAGCGCGACGAGGCGGGGAAGAAGAAGACATGGACGAGCAAGAACACGGCAAAGGTGCTTTTTGGGAAGCACACCCGGCAGCTGAATGACCGGTACCTACTGATCACCGAGGGCGAGATTGACGCGATGTCTTGGGCCACTCTCGATATTCCGTTTGTCTGCTGCACCTCGCTACCGTTTGGCGCCAAGTGGGAGGGCAAGGATGGGAATGATCCAAACCAGGAGTGGATCGAGAATGACTGGGAGTTCCTGCAGACGTTCGAGCGGATTTACCTCTCTTTGGACATGGATGAGGAGGGGCAGCGTGCGACGAAGAGTCTGATAAAGCGCCTAGGGATGGACCTGTGCTGGATCGTAAAGCTCCCGCAACCCTACAAGGATGCGAATGAGGTGCTGAAGGCAGGCGCGGGCAATCTCCTACTCGAAGCCTATGGCAGGGCCACGACTCAAGATCCGGAGATGCTGAAGAACGCCGGCGAGTTCCGGGAGGAGGTGCTGGACCTGATGTACGGCGGCTCGGCGGAAGAGCGGCTCGGCCTTCCCATGCCGTTCGGCAAAAACATTCCTTTCAGGATCCGCTGGCACGAGTGGTCGCTCTTTACCGGCCAAACAGGATCGGGCAAGACCATGCTCCTGTCGTACATCCTGCTCCACTTCAAACGTGGTGGCCACAAAGCGTGCATAGCCTCCTTCGAGGTTAAGAGCTCACGATCGGTCGAGCGCATGATTCAGCAGGTGAGTGGGGTTGGCAGCCCTGAGCGGGAGAAGGCCGAGAGGTCGATCGATTGGCTGACTGACGGAATCTGGTTCTACAACCAACACGGGTCGGGAAAGCTCACGGAGGTAATCGAGACTTTTACCTACGCCTTCCGTCGGTATGGCGTTCGGTTCTTTGTTATCGACTCGCTGATGCGCCTTGGCATCGCCGACGACGATTACGGCGGCCAGAAGGAGGTCGCGCAGGCACTGTCCAACTTCGTCGCGAAGTATCCTGTCCACCTATTCCTTGTCGCCCACCCGAGGAAGGCGGCGAATGATGCAGAGGAGATCAATCGCTCGGATGTGAAGGGAAGCTCTTCACTCACGGACGAGGCGTTCAATGTCTTGATCGTCTGGCGAAACAAACCGAAGGAACGTGAGATCGAGACGGCGATCAAGGCGAACACACCTGAGGCGGAGATAAATCAGAAGCGGCGAGCGAAGCCAGATGCGATCCTCTCAGTCGGCAAGCAACGAAACGGCGATGGAGACGAGCCGAGAATAGACCTGTGGTTTCATAAAGAGAGTAAGCAGTATTTCCGCTTCTACAGTGCGAACGGCGTGAGCTTCATCGACGGTCCGCCAGAGGCCCCGATAAACTACACTTCAGAGGGCACGCCGCCTTCGGAACAACAGCGCGAGCTCGATGATGATATTCCGTTTTAGCGCCCGTTTTGAGATTGAACGGCGGAGCGGGAGCGGTCCTACTCTTCATACCTGAACAACGTGAAACCTGAACCTGATGTCAGTGCATGAGCCTACGTCGAAAGCAGAGCTTTCAGCGGCTCAATGTGGTGTCCTCCGTTATGTATCCGAGGACTCACTACGTTACCATTTCCAATCGAGTACCAATGTGGAAAAGTACCACACGGTTGACCTCGAGATGTGGGACACGAGTGGTGCTTGCTCATGCGAGCACTTCGACATCCGCATCAGGCCGCTGCTCGAGCGTCGGGCGATCCGCCCGCATTCAGAGGAGTCGAAGTGCAAGCACATCCGACGTGCTGAAAAGATTCTCTGCTACTGGACCAAGAAGGCCTTAGCAGCAAAACAGAAAACCTGAACGTGATACCTGAACGCGAATGAAAGTAGAAATTGAAAAGAAGAGCCTTGCGGCCGCGCTATCGACCGTTGGTCGTGCGGTTCTCGGTAAACCCTCGATGCCGATTCTCGGCACAGTCCGGTTAGTCGTTGTCGACGGACAACTGCAGTTGACATGCACGAACCTCGACCTCGGTCTTCTGACCGTCGTGAA
This portion of the Opitutaceae bacterium genome encodes:
- a CDS encoding CmpA/NrtA family ABC transporter substrate-binding protein encodes the protein MTTPGKNQPLRLGYLALTDAAPIAVASELGLFGQFGLEVELSREVGWATIREKIIYGELEAAHAPAPMLWSTRMGIDSAACKVLTALVFNLHGSALTLSSRLWKSGVRTDLEIRDEARRRSGERKLTFGVVFGHSSHSVLLRAWLTRIGLNPDRDVRIVVVPPAQMVRNLAAGTIDGFCSGEPYSTLAVQNGHGWIHAWASALLPEWPEKVLMVTERFAFENQARHLALVAALAEACRWCDKAENRAELVSILSRQEWVAQSPDTLLPALEGVIACGNGRIEVVPDFLSFHRHNANVPTQARAQLIQKALSDARLIGQAEKDLPHRIFREDIYRQALSFSPHELASP
- a CDS encoding LysR family transcriptional regulator, whose amino-acid sequence is MNRTLDSRQLLAFAAVARRGSFTLAAKDLFLTQSAVSHAMKSLEEEVGSRLLDRVGKRVLLTQAGEQFLRHAEKILAEMEMARAALDTLANWGHGRLRVGASTTACQYLLPTVLREFKQSFPRCVIKIEPGDHADQLELLRANQIDLAIMLEPAGADEFTFVPLFKDELKLLVAPLHPWARKGVVDRGALAEETLILYNKNSYTFRLISEYFRAERVALNNVIELGAMEAIKELVKIGLGAGVIAPWIAQRELASGSLVSFPLGRRPLRRTWGVVHLKGRRLPLAEETFVGLCHSVTEELRRSDAA
- a CDS encoding AAA family ATPase, yielding MDIAEIKRVLADNAEAVCQHLLPEGKLEGKDWVGGRLADGQGGHSLKVVVRGDKSGVWTDFGGSVGGANLLELWIQVRGTTFGEALAEARDWLAGKGYRSNDERLKKSKRVYERPAVEGVFKAAGPARMYLLKERGLTSAVIDRYRIGETEAGDAIVFGYLSHEAPHQAQMLKWLMLERDEAGKKKTWTSKNTAKVLFGKHTRQLNDRYLLITEGEIDAMSWATLDIPFVCCTSLPFGAKWEGKDGNDPNQEWIENDWEFLQTFERIYLSLDMDEEGQRATKSLIKRLGMDLCWIVKLPQPYKDANEVLKAGAGNLLLEAYGRATTQDPEMLKNAGEFREEVLDLMYGGSAEERLGLPMPFGKNIPFRIRWHEWSLFTGQTGSGKTMLLSYILLHFKRGGHKACIASFEVKSSRSVERMIQQVSGVGSPEREKAERSIDWLTDGIWFYNQHGSGKLTEVIETFTYAFRRYGVRFFVIDSLMRLGIADDDYGGQKEVAQALSNFVAKYPVHLFLVAHPRKAANDAEEINRSDVKGSSSLTDEAFNVLIVWRNKPKEREIETAIKANTPEAEINQKRRAKPDAILSVGKQRNGDGDEPRIDLWFHKESKQYFRFYSANGVSFIDGPPEAPINYTSEGTPPSEQQRELDDDIPF